A stretch of Candidatus Vicinibacter affinis DNA encodes these proteins:
- a CDS encoding S8 family serine peptidase, whose product MKQVIVYFMHEKEEAMASSIISSITERTDSFYKGEVNDDDIKKLVEKNLIFSITDTDEQTESQGKTLPKGKKKTIFKNKILLRDIKPEKENTEGINYYKIKVDGPLTSSILSDLSKNGIEINTQISNNAYTVKLDSHQHDLLNKHKDILSIQLYNKVDTGVREMDENEMYDHFKNKNVYEKNTIIEKSMDTSGNIYTHEVEAKVYDVYLHDINNKDEIEQWLKDIGIEILGSSKFKIRIKTVPSDAINLAISSNPMVQNIYLYIPPTLHDSYAKAIIHSIYTNGQYLSELYDIKGEGQIIGVADTGIDDQHGDLIDRDLKIICRGRVNDYSDPIGHGTHVSGIIIGSGKLSEHTNDIVKGVVPEAKLVFQSLLNKDGKIDLPVDLQELFLQAHNEGVRIHNNSWGANTESYYTVNSLEVDDFVYNHKDMLLIFSAGNDGKDTDSDDRGFVDLSSIGSPASCKNGITVGASRNSRTKGGYSTLTHKGAWRSSFPNAPIGDENVSGNPNALAGFSSRGPCDDVRFKPDVVAPGTDIAAPKSGAAPKSEFHGILPGNPNYALMCGTSMAAPIVTGMAALVRQYYTLHGLSNPSASLIKATIINSTIQLTSDDAVRGEPNIPNNHQGFGLIDFENAIPNVKNDFNLYCFDGLSDPNYVMASTGNRRRFMLEIDQLCWIRITLAYTDFAGRSIQNKLSLFTDLDIQDNSLANTQKWIGNEGAYKPIGSKIDKLNNVEIIRINEANPGKYFIAVVASNIIRGPQDFSLVITTNCKSSKIAPNV is encoded by the coding sequence ATGAAACAAGTAATTGTCTATTTTATGCATGAAAAGGAAGAAGCCATGGCATCTTCAATTATTTCTTCCATTACAGAGAGGACAGATTCATTTTATAAAGGAGAGGTTAATGATGATGATATTAAAAAACTTGTTGAAAAGAACTTGATATTTTCAATTACTGATACTGACGAACAAACTGAATCACAAGGTAAAACATTACCTAAAGGAAAGAAAAAAACAATATTTAAAAACAAGATTTTATTAAGAGATATAAAACCTGAAAAAGAAAATACAGAAGGAATCAATTATTATAAAATAAAAGTTGATGGTCCATTAACATCAAGTATATTAAGTGATTTAAGTAAAAATGGTATTGAGATAAACACACAAATATCCAATAATGCATACACTGTTAAATTAGATAGTCATCAGCATGATTTGTTGAACAAACATAAAGATATCCTGTCCATTCAATTATATAATAAGGTTGATACTGGAGTCAGAGAAATGGATGAAAATGAAATGTATGATCATTTTAAAAACAAGAATGTTTATGAAAAAAATACTATCATAGAAAAATCAATGGATACATCTGGTAATATTTATACACACGAAGTAGAAGCAAAAGTTTATGATGTATACTTACATGATATTAATAATAAAGATGAGATTGAACAGTGGCTTAAGGATATAGGAATTGAAATTTTGGGATCATCAAAGTTTAAAATTAGAATCAAAACAGTTCCTTCTGATGCAATAAATCTTGCAATTTCTAGTAACCCAATGGTTCAAAATATTTACTTGTATATTCCACCCACTTTGCATGACTCATATGCAAAAGCAATAATACATTCAATATACACAAATGGTCAATATTTATCAGAATTATATGATATTAAAGGAGAAGGACAAATTATTGGTGTTGCGGATACGGGTATTGATGATCAGCATGGTGATTTGATAGACAGGGATCTTAAAATAATTTGTAGAGGACGCGTAAATGACTATTCAGATCCGATTGGGCACGGCACCCATGTGTCAGGTATAATAATAGGTAGTGGAAAGCTTAGTGAACATACAAATGACATAGTCAAAGGTGTTGTACCAGAAGCAAAACTTGTATTTCAATCATTATTAAATAAGGATGGAAAAATTGATCTGCCGGTTGATCTGCAGGAACTTTTTTTACAAGCACATAATGAAGGAGTTAGAATTCATAACAATAGCTGGGGAGCTAATACTGAGTCATACTACACTGTCAATTCATTAGAAGTTGATGATTTTGTTTACAATCATAAGGATATGTTGCTAATATTTTCGGCTGGTAATGATGGAAAAGATACTGATTCTGATGATCGTGGTTTTGTAGATCTTTCATCCATTGGTTCACCTGCATCATGTAAAAATGGAATAACTGTGGGTGCAAGTAGAAACTCCAGAACAAAGGGAGGGTATTCTACTTTAACACACAAGGGAGCATGGCGTAGTTCATTTCCAAATGCACCAATAGGGGATGAGAATGTATCTGGCAATCCAAATGCATTGGCTGGATTTAGTAGTAGAGGACCATGTGATGATGTAAGATTTAAACCAGATGTTGTTGCTCCTGGTACAGATATTGCAGCACCAAAGTCAGGGGCAGCACCTAAAAGTGAGTTTCATGGAATTTTGCCAGGCAATCCCAATTATGCATTAATGTGTGGTACAAGCATGGCAGCACCCATAGTAACAGGCATGGCTGCTTTGGTTCGGCAATATTATACCCTTCATGGTTTGAGCAATCCGAGTGCTTCATTAATTAAAGCAACAATAATAAACTCAACTATCCAATTAACATCTGATGATGCAGTAAGAGGCGAGCCTAATATACCAAATAATCACCAAGGTTTTGGTCTAATTGATTTTGAAAATGCTATTCCAAATGTTAAAAATGATTTTAATTTATATTGCTTTGATGGATTAAGTGATCCTAATTATGTAATGGCTAGCACTGGAAATAGAAGAAGGTTTATGTTAGAAATTGATCAACTATGTTGGATTCGCATCACACTGGCATATACTGATTTTGCTGGACGTTCAATTCAAAACAAGCTAAGCTTATTTACAGACTTAGATATTCAAGACAATAGTTTAGCAAATACTCAAAAGTGGATTGGTAATGAAGGTGCTTATAAACCAATTGGAAGCAAAATTGATAAATTAAACAATGTTGAAATAATAAGAATAAATGAAGCCAATCCAGGTAAATACTTTATTGCAGTTGTGGCTTCTAATATAATTCGTGGACCACAAGACTTCTCTTTAGTCATTACAACAAATTGCAAATCTTCAAAAATAGCTCCAAATGTTTAA
- a CDS encoding alpha/beta hydrolase has translation MTLKLILLSATLFFSSSKDKADKIIVGNPCSNDHPFGSTVTCTCYEEDYGNNLARQKYDLYLPDGFTNRPIVIYIHGGGFTGGHKRKFMNPANNIAQVAAFLDAGYAVASLEYRLLNTSNETVGLRKCIQDCKDAIADIRNLPSSYGIDPDRIALWGSSAGAGIAMLIAFEDNTVNRPYKAVWVDIPQATYDINKWQGGLGVFPDCNLTNIISILTPTKVKSIYGLGTATISNIPAFLSMTQSYRAEVDIIQYIDNTDPPVWIENKAAQNNQTLGNCPSSKDVLNHHKNHCLKLKNKLAAQNVEWHLRLKDVASNTIVTIHSQGAGNWNSGVEFVKDKLN, from the coding sequence ATGACACTAAAACTCATTCTATTAAGTGCGACATTATTTTTCTCCTCTAGTAAAGACAAAGCAGATAAAATAATAGTTGGCAATCCTTGTTCGAATGACCATCCTTTTGGGTCAACTGTAACCTGCACTTGTTATGAAGAAGATTATGGCAACAATCTGGCCAGACAAAAATATGATTTATATCTCCCAGATGGGTTTACAAATAGACCTATAGTGATATATATCCACGGCGGTGGCTTTACAGGTGGTCATAAAAGAAAATTTATGAATCCAGCAAATAACATAGCTCAAGTAGCTGCCTTTCTTGATGCCGGCTATGCGGTTGCATCTTTAGAATATCGGTTATTAAACACATCTAATGAAACCGTAGGTCTCCGAAAATGCATTCAAGACTGTAAAGATGCAATAGCTGATATACGAAACCTACCATCAAGCTATGGCATTGACCCTGATAGGATCGCTCTTTGGGGCAGCTCAGCGGGAGCTGGTATAGCGATGTTGATAGCATTTGAAGACAATACTGTAAACAGACCTTATAAAGCAGTATGGGTAGACATACCACAGGCCACATACGATATAAATAAATGGCAGGGAGGATTGGGTGTATTTCCTGATTGTAATTTAACAAATATCATCAGCATTTTAACCCCAACTAAAGTAAAATCAATTTATGGTTTGGGTACTGCTACCATAAGCAATATTCCTGCTTTTTTAAGTATGACTCAAAGTTACAGAGCTGAGGTAGATATTATACAATATATAGATAACACTGATCCACCGGTTTGGATAGAAAATAAAGCAGCTCAAAATAATCAAACCCTGGGTAATTGTCCTTCAAGCAAAGATGTGCTCAATCACCATAAAAATCATTGCTTAAAGTTAAAAAATAAACTAGCTGCACAAAATGTGGAATGGCATCTAAGATTGAAAGATGTTGCGAGTAACACTATAGTTACTATTCATAGTCAGGGAGCAGGAAATTGGAACAGTGGAGTGGAATTTGTAAAAGATAAATTGAATTAA
- a CDS encoding peptidoglycan DD-metalloendopeptidase family protein: MKLRNTEARIPGGFTKANAEKLGEASDIDVSGKLLIVSHLTGPIPIGPALPFWNRYVAFVNRPAGTELTYNWSAVFKGSANNVILTINPSFGNTLFIDSSKFKDSNNTIVVNTQAKKIEVFCTISEGLIPIGAVMLSQELNGLKQNIENLLSEDNNAHPPIAYKGNPNATRMLGNYFKPYFNEGINAFGQVMDVPKELAAAIAFGNMPSINQLDNFWKREEFGHSLNSESVFPNPSPYIFNERNPLSIGVCSVRPHILAMFLPKNDFIDINNFNADNSPIYTPRYLNTYTVLTGTIKEKSIFDSFNGLALADRIDIYNLLRFPKSNIKMCLFLLNQLKKTKDDWQAIGAASFITNNKVVAGLCTAFFNGPRDEYKKTTKKANTTYSYFMQRVFSDNITASPIEFKIIKIKVLDVRSGRPITFAKMKSLVISAGDNHKIGHDKFKVENDEVIKDGTDFPKFSYEESQNNPSYTLAKRAQIALNELGYNNGNPGNSFGPDARLQYNKYWENRLANPAIVSPATGDPIDIYLIYIEAEYLSHRETDEFGELKIRVPKSFFIAGKPLKIEIGFWEFPILVERLKFETDTIKRSEINPNTITNTNFTVSWIDSTQEQEKDWNPEEYDNTKDYFRWEVKNGTNGSRKLRVNEVIKIKDAAGTEIQSNLLSSFYDLIAHPFHFVLFGMQWCQPVWAPIPNTATHWIKGNVSPINGHPSGISEKIPDNQRNMPVLVTQHKGGGTGKGRDYGSLVLKSDYAYQFDGQQFSSNNYPALFQTYVDNNRPTPRQDEDGGNKQHQGIDYLSNDDSSTISNSNNSSLLFAFHGGVIKNENEGGFGLQYSVQIINRIITDKIYKAFYAHMETKVSNLHNTGVLAGQKIGTIGRSNGEGDYSSNYIDGPTHLHFEIRYNILIGNQYARLTKPKDIFQLTAEDINSPNQNLILDFDGYRLFPCDCKNGNLAAFRCVIRSNDLPNANLNKCSECWASRNLHCPYMAGDAKKVFRIQAQLNYFKDDRPDNDDFKYPGSIDGNWGTKPTNKNVTGLTDAVNISLVPGSLIDDELVNIKFRENNDAIKPEQNGWIIPHLLKEAGSYYKLIISELGSLLTNDTIKTQKTRMAIYYFKKAHSLLSDGEDYAANFDTDDTFEDKLNENDKARYPRINLNRVDK; encoded by the coding sequence ATGAAACTTAGAAATACTGAAGCTAGAATTCCAGGAGGGTTTACGAAAGCCAATGCGGAGAAACTTGGAGAGGCTTCTGATATTGATGTTAGTGGTAAGCTCTTGATTGTGTCTCACCTTACTGGGCCAATACCTATAGGGCCGGCTTTGCCTTTTTGGAATAGGTATGTGGCTTTTGTGAATAGACCTGCTGGCACAGAGTTGACTTATAATTGGAGTGCTGTATTTAAAGGAAGTGCAAATAACGTGATTTTGACTATCAATCCATCTTTCGGAAACACCCTCTTCATTGATTCATCAAAATTCAAAGACTCCAATAATACAATTGTTGTTAACACCCAAGCAAAAAAGATAGAAGTTTTTTGTACTATCAGCGAAGGGTTGATCCCTATAGGGGCAGTTATGCTTAGCCAAGAATTAAATGGACTTAAACAAAATATCGAAAACCTGCTGAGCGAAGACAATAATGCCCATCCACCTATAGCCTATAAGGGCAACCCAAATGCTACAAGAATGCTTGGGAACTACTTTAAGCCCTATTTCAATGAAGGAATCAATGCTTTTGGTCAAGTAATGGATGTTCCAAAAGAACTGGCAGCGGCTATTGCATTTGGCAATATGCCCTCAATTAATCAGTTAGACAATTTCTGGAAGAGAGAAGAATTTGGCCATTCACTTAACTCTGAGAGCGTATTTCCAAATCCCTCTCCATACATATTTAACGAGAGAAATCCTCTTAGCATTGGAGTTTGCTCGGTAAGACCGCATATCCTTGCAATGTTTCTACCAAAAAATGATTTCATCGATATAAATAACTTTAATGCCGATAATAGTCCAATCTATACCCCCAGGTATTTGAATACCTACACTGTTCTTACCGGCACCATTAAAGAAAAAAGCATTTTTGATAGTTTCAATGGCCTTGCCTTGGCAGACAGAATTGACATATATAATCTGCTACGCTTTCCAAAGTCAAATATTAAAATGTGTTTATTTCTTCTTAATCAGTTAAAAAAGACTAAGGATGATTGGCAAGCAATTGGCGCGGCCTCTTTTATTACTAATAATAAAGTCGTAGCCGGCCTTTGTACTGCTTTTTTCAATGGCCCACGGGATGAATACAAAAAAACTACAAAAAAAGCAAATACAACATATTCCTATTTCATGCAGAGGGTTTTCTCAGATAACATCACTGCATCTCCAATTGAGTTCAAGATAATCAAAATTAAAGTATTGGATGTACGTTCTGGCCGACCTATTACATTTGCAAAGATGAAAAGTTTGGTGATATCCGCCGGTGATAATCACAAGATTGGACATGATAAGTTTAAGGTAGAAAATGATGAAGTAATAAAAGATGGCACTGATTTTCCGAAGTTCTCTTATGAAGAAAGCCAAAATAATCCTAGTTACACATTGGCGAAAAGAGCGCAAATAGCCCTGAATGAGTTGGGATATAATAATGGAAACCCTGGTAACAGCTTTGGACCTGACGCTAGGCTTCAATACAACAAATACTGGGAAAACAGACTGGCTAATCCTGCAATAGTCTCACCAGCTACAGGAGACCCGATTGACATATATTTAATCTACATCGAGGCGGAATACTTGTCACACCGGGAGACAGACGAATTTGGCGAGCTTAAAATAAGAGTACCAAAGTCCTTCTTCATTGCAGGAAAACCCTTAAAAATTGAAATTGGATTTTGGGAGTTTCCTATATTGGTTGAAAGATTAAAATTTGAAACTGATACCATTAAACGATCGGAAATTAACCCTAATACAATAACCAATACAAACTTTACAGTATCATGGATTGATAGCACCCAGGAACAAGAAAAGGATTGGAATCCTGAAGAATATGATAATACTAAAGATTACTTTAGATGGGAAGTAAAAAACGGAACAAATGGCTCCAGAAAACTAAGGGTGAATGAAGTGATAAAAATTAAAGACGCTGCCGGCACCGAAATTCAGTCTAATTTACTCTCCAGTTTCTATGACCTTATTGCACACCCCTTCCATTTTGTCCTTTTTGGAATGCAGTGGTGTCAGCCGGTGTGGGCACCAATACCGAATACGGCAACTCATTGGATAAAAGGTAATGTTAGTCCAATTAATGGGCACCCAAGCGGTATCTCTGAAAAAATTCCAGATAATCAAAGAAATATGCCTGTATTAGTAACACAACACAAAGGTGGAGGTACAGGAAAAGGTAGGGACTACGGCTCACTCGTGCTGAAATCAGATTATGCATATCAATTTGATGGCCAGCAATTTTCTTCCAATAACTATCCTGCACTTTTTCAGACATATGTAGACAACAATAGACCTACTCCGCGGCAAGATGAAGATGGCGGTAACAAGCAGCATCAAGGTATAGACTATTTAAGCAATGACGACTCAAGCACTATTAGTAACAGTAACAACTCTTCTCTCCTTTTTGCATTTCATGGTGGTGTGATAAAAAATGAGAATGAAGGAGGTTTTGGATTACAATACAGTGTGCAGATAATTAATAGAATTATTACAGATAAAATATACAAAGCTTTTTATGCACATATGGAAACTAAAGTATCAAATTTACACAATACTGGAGTATTGGCAGGTCAAAAAATTGGAACAATAGGTAGAAGTAACGGTGAAGGAGATTATAGTAGCAATTATATTGATGGCCCAACACATTTGCATTTTGAAATTAGATACAATATATTAATTGGTAATCAATATGCTAGACTTACAAAGCCTAAAGATATTTTCCAGCTAACGGCTGAGGATATTAACAGTCCTAATCAAAATTTAATACTTGATTTTGATGGCTACAGGTTATTTCCATGTGATTGCAAAAATGGAAATTTAGCTGCATTTCGTTGTGTAATAAGATCTAATGATTTACCAAATGCAAATCTGAATAAATGTTCAGAATGTTGGGCCTCCCGGAACCTTCACTGCCCCTACATGGCGGGGGATGCCAAAAAAGTATTTAGAATTCAAGCACAGCTAAACTACTTCAAAGACGACAGACCCGATAATGATGATTTCAAATATCCTGGAAGTATTGATGGCAATTGGGGGACTAAACCGACCAATAAAAACGTAACCGGCCTTACAGACGCGGTCAATATTTCGTTAGTGCCTGGAAGTTTAATAGACGACGAATTAGTAAACATAAAATTCAGAGAAAATAATGATGCGATTAAGCCAGAGCAAAATGGATGGATAATCCCGCATCTATTAAAAGAAGCAGGATCATACTACAAATTGATAATCAGTGAGCTTGGTTCTTTACTTACAAATGATACGATCAAGACTCAAAAAACCAGAATGGCCATTTACTATTTTAAAAAAGCACATAGTCTTCTATCAGATGGCGAAGATTATGCTGCAAATTTCGACACGGATGACACCTTTGAAGATAAATTGAATGAAAATGACAAGGCGCGTTATCCTCGCATCAATCTAAACCGTGTAGATAAATAA
- a CDS encoding amidohydrolase family protein, whose translation MEKSGKKSMINCHTHIFTSKTVPPYLAKSFLPWPFYKWINTDVLMSINEFLKFDQGKWKVFYEKLITIKIQSKNVWHSYRTFLYRNFIAKSIATIINVWFITHAIYYLLGEQINTLIKSNDWLYSNVRNVFLFLESKHIFLKDPSFFNKVIIILFVFFFIEIGRQVLWTLARYLLPYMKFIPDSKTFEFLSRYLNIIRFAGYKKSSNIYSKLINQYDEGTGFVVLPMDMHYMGAGKIMDEKGSFEFQMDELIKLKNDPLKKVFPFVFIDPRRIIDQPDFLKISGDPLTGQITLNTCKVKEYIEKHKLNGFKIYPALGYYPFDEELLLLWKYAADNQIPIMTHVIKGTIFYRGKKDKKWDYHQVLEQNNGVNQPTSPLMLPELKNIDFSTNFTHPLNYLCLLDEKLLRKVVKNCRQEIKDFFGYSDDSTELKHNLSKLKICMGHYGGDDEWAKYQERDRLAQVSNILRIEIDGFDFFPQPKPNVAIEDQKSYLGLLWRSMDWFSIITNMMYKYENVYADISYIVHNPSIYPLLKQILGKDDLKERVLYGTDFFVVRNHKSEKQILSEVMANLSEHEFDLIARDNPRAYLKTSYCTII comes from the coding sequence ATGGAAAAATCAGGTAAAAAGTCAATGATAAACTGTCATACTCATATTTTTACAAGTAAAACCGTTCCGCCTTATTTAGCTAAAAGTTTTCTCCCATGGCCATTTTATAAATGGATCAATACAGATGTATTAATGAGTATCAATGAGTTTTTGAAGTTTGATCAAGGAAAATGGAAAGTGTTCTATGAGAAATTGATAACAATTAAAATACAATCTAAGAATGTATGGCATAGTTATAGAACATTTCTGTATAGAAATTTCATTGCAAAATCCATTGCTACGATTATAAATGTGTGGTTCATAACACATGCAATATATTATTTATTAGGCGAACAGATAAATACACTTATCAAGTCAAATGATTGGTTATATTCTAATGTCAGAAACGTATTTTTATTTTTAGAATCAAAACACATCTTTTTAAAAGATCCTTCCTTCTTTAATAAAGTCATAATTATTTTATTTGTCTTTTTCTTTATTGAAATTGGGAGGCAAGTATTATGGACATTAGCTAGGTATTTATTACCCTATATGAAATTTATCCCTGATAGTAAAACATTCGAGTTTCTTTCCAGATATTTAAACATCATACGATTCGCCGGATATAAAAAAAGTAGCAATATATATTCTAAACTTATAAATCAATATGATGAAGGCACGGGATTTGTAGTCTTGCCAATGGATATGCATTATATGGGGGCAGGAAAAATTATGGATGAGAAAGGTAGTTTTGAGTTTCAAATGGATGAATTGATAAAATTGAAAAATGACCCTCTTAAAAAGGTCTTTCCATTTGTATTTATAGATCCTAGAAGAATAATAGATCAACCCGATTTTCTGAAAATATCAGGAGACCCATTGACAGGACAAATTACATTAAATACTTGTAAGGTCAAAGAGTATATAGAGAAACACAAGTTGAATGGGTTTAAGATTTATCCTGCATTAGGTTATTATCCTTTTGACGAAGAGTTGCTTTTGTTATGGAAGTATGCGGCTGATAATCAAATACCTATAATGACTCATGTTATAAAAGGCACTATTTTCTACAGAGGCAAAAAGGATAAAAAATGGGATTATCACCAAGTTTTAGAACAGAACAATGGTGTAAATCAACCTACAAGCCCTTTAATGCTTCCAGAATTAAAAAACATAGATTTTAGTACAAATTTTACACACCCACTTAACTATTTATGTTTACTGGATGAGAAACTTTTAAGAAAAGTAGTAAAAAACTGTAGGCAAGAGATCAAAGATTTTTTTGGATATTCAGATGATTCGACTGAATTAAAGCACAATCTTAGCAAGTTAAAGATATGCATGGGACACTATGGAGGTGATGATGAATGGGCAAAGTATCAGGAACGAGACAGACTGGCTCAGGTATCTAACATACTCAGAATAGAAATAGATGGATTTGATTTTTTTCCACAACCAAAACCGAATGTTGCAATTGAAGACCAAAAGAGCTATTTAGGCTTATTATGGAGAAGTATGGATTGGTTTTCAATCATTACTAATATGATGTATAAATACGAAAACGTTTATGCAGATATCAGCTATATAGTACATAATCCATCTATATATCCATTATTAAAACAGATATTAGGAAAAGACGATCTTAAAGAAAGAGTACTGTATGGCACTGACTTCTTTGTAGTCAGGAATCATAAGAGTGAAAAGCAAATATTATCCGAAGTAATGGCAAATCTATCTGAACATGAATTTGATCTGATAGCAAGAGATAATCCGAGGGCTTATTTGAAAACTAGTTATTGTACAATAATATAA
- a CDS encoding N-acetylmuramoyl-L-alanine amidase — MLQITNHKLVNATYSDLDRNDGNLTTKYISAHYTAGISVSGSITHLKKVKFGYHVIIDRNGTITQCVPFNKRARHAGVSNWKGLSGLNDHSIGICLANRGYVTRFSNGSYGWVDTHNTPIGSFLSEEQVVKAEHFNGAETNLYWEKYTTAQLNAFRDVCQVLVQKYAGIKDLIGHDEIALGRKPDPGPAFPFTDFYPLFTNRGNDNGNTFTVQTTDGKLNVRRGMSGNFKLIRQLNNGDKVHIRSEGYKYVGNNAVLNDWVSISLEGTMDHIGFVNKSFLRAV, encoded by the coding sequence ATGCTTCAAATCACTAACCACAAACTCGTAAATGCAACATATTCCGATTTGGATAGAAATGATGGTAATCTTACAACAAAGTATATATCTGCCCATTATACTGCGGGTATTTCTGTAAGTGGTTCTATCACTCATTTGAAGAAAGTTAAGTTTGGCTATCATGTTATCATAGACAGAAATGGTACAATCACACAATGTGTTCCATTTAACAAAAGAGCAAGACATGCTGGTGTGAGTAACTGGAAAGGATTGTCTGGTTTAAATGATCATTCAATAGGTATCTGTTTGGCTAATCGCGGGTATGTCACTCGCTTTAGTAATGGTAGTTATGGATGGGTAGATACCCACAACACCCCAATAGGAAGTTTTCTATCTGAGGAGCAAGTTGTGAAGGCAGAACATTTTAATGGGGCAGAAACCAATTTGTATTGGGAAAAATACACCACTGCACAGTTGAATGCATTCAGAGATGTCTGTCAGGTTTTAGTACAGAAATATGCAGGAATAAAGGATCTGATAGGTCATGACGAGATTGCCTTGGGACGTAAGCCCGATCCTGGGCCTGCATTTCCGTTTACTGATTTTTATCCATTGTTTACAAATAGGGGCAATGATAACGGCAATACATTTACAGTGCAGACTACTGATGGTAAATTGAATGTACGAAGAGGCATGTCAGGAAATTTTAAGTTAATAAGACAACTAAACAATGGTGATAAAGTACACATCAGATCTGAAGGATATAAGTATGTTGGCAACAATGCTGTGCTGAATGATTGGGTATCCATAAGTCTTGAAGGCACTATGGATCATATAGGCTTTGTAAATAAATCTTTTTTAAGAGCAGTATAA